The window CGTGGTGTTCTCCGTGGCCGGGTACACGGACAACTTCTTCCACGACATGACCGATGCCATGATCCCGCTATTCCTGACGACGGCGCACCTCAAGGGCGAGGTCCAGATCCTCATCACCAACTACAAGCCGTGGTGGGTGCAGAAGTACACGCCGCTGCTCCGCAAGCTGTCCAACTACGACGTCATCAACTTCGACGAGGACGCCGGCGTGCACTGCTTCCCGCAGGGGTACCTCGGTCTGTACCGCGACCGCGACCTCATCATCTCCCCGCACCCGACCCGCAACCCGCGCAACTACACCATGGTGGACTACAACCGCTTCCTCCGCGACGCTCTGGAGCTCCGGCGCGACCGCCCGTCGGTGCTGGGCGAGGAGCCCGGGATGCGGCCGCGGATGCTGATCATCTCCCGCGCCGGCACGCGCAAGCTGCTGAACCTCGAGGAGGTGGCCGCGGCCGCGACGGAGCTTGGTTTCAACGTGACGGTGGCGGAGGCCGGTGCTGACGTGCCCGCGTTCGCGGCGCTGGTGAACTCGGCGGACGTGCTGCTGGCCGTGCACGGCGCCGGGCTGACGAACCAGATCTTCCTCCCGGCGGAGGCCGTGGTGGTGCAGATCGTGCCGTGGGGGAACATGGACTGGATGGCGACCAACTTTTACGGGCAGCCGGCGAGGGACATGCAGCTCCGGTACGTGGAGTACtacgtcggcgaggaggagacgagCCTGAAGCACAACTACTCGCGAGATCACATGGTGTTCAAGGACCCCAAGGCGCTCCACGCACAGGGATGGCAGACACTCGCCGCGACTATCATGAAGCAGGACGTCGAGGTCAACCTCACCAGGTTCCGGCCAATCCTGCTGCAGGCGCTCGACAGGCTGCAGCAGTAACTCGTCTATCCCAATAATCGCAGGCAGCTCATGGCACACATCAATGTATATGCCGGGACGAGACGACACGACGAGGAACAAGAACGGATACTAGTATATTGTACTGCTGCTTGAAAGAGATGATGATGATCTTAACCGGAGGAGAACCATCAGTTGTTGGCGAGGCGGTGGAAGCTTTTCGCATATTGGTAATTGGTTGGGTTGTCCATTTTGGGTTTGTAACAATTT of the Oryza sativa Japonica Group chromosome 2, ASM3414082v1 genome contains:
- the LOC4329203 gene encoding beta-1,2-xylosyltransferease XAX1-like, yielding MTSTAYSRPSKLPGGGNGSDRRLPPRLMRGLTTKIEPKKLGVGLLAGCCLALLTYVSLAKLFAIYSPVFASTANTSALMQNSPPSSPETGPIPPQETAAGAGNNDSTVDPVDLPEDKSLVEAQPQEPGFPSAESQEPGLPAALSRKEDDAERAAAAAASEIKQSEKKNGVAAGGDTKIKCDENGVDEGFPYARPSVCELYGDVRVSPKQKTIYVVNPSGAGGFDENGEKRLRPYARKDDFLLPGVVEVTIKSVPSEAAAPKCTKQHAVPAVVFSVAGYTDNFFHDMTDAMIPLFLTTAHLKGEVQILITNYKPWWVQKYTPLLRKLSNYDVINFDEDAGVHCFPQGYLGLYRDRDLIISPHPTRNPRNYTMVDYNRFLRDALELRRDRPSVLGEEPGMRPRMLIISRAGTRKLLNLEEVAAAATELGFNVTVAEAGADVPAFAALVNSADVLLAVHGAGLTNQIFLPAEAVVVQIVPWGNMDWMATNFYGQPARDMQLRYVEYYVGEEETSLKHNYSRDHMVFKDPKALHAQGWQTLAATIMKQDVEVNLTRFRPILLQALDRLQQ